One window of the Tolypothrix sp. PCC 7712 genome contains the following:
- a CDS encoding DUF6884 domain-containing protein, whose protein sequence is MSSITIVACVSLKQNQPNSAKDLYKSPWFRKARAYVEQQKWDWYIVSAKYGLLHTDLVIEPYELTLNNMKATERKQWSEKVFKEILQVFPQKGTVRFFAGKKYREYLVPLLQEVGYTVEIPLIGLGIGQQLAWFSNSISN, encoded by the coding sequence ATGTCTAGTATTACTATTGTTGCTTGTGTAAGTTTGAAACAGAATCAGCCCAATTCTGCTAAAGATTTATATAAATCCCCTTGGTTCAGAAAAGCCAGAGCTTATGTTGAACAGCAGAAGTGGGACTGGTACATTGTTTCAGCTAAATATGGTTTACTACACACAGACCTAGTTATTGAACCTTATGAGTTAACTTTGAACAATATGAAAGCTACTGAGCGTAAACAGTGGTCAGAAAAAGTGTTTAAAGAAATTTTGCAAGTCTTTCCACAAAAAGGTACAGTTCGATTTTTCGCTGGGAAAAAATACAGAGAATATTTAGTACCACTTCTGCAAGAAGTTGGTTATACAGTTGAAATTCCTCTTATAGGATTAGGAATTGGTCAACAGCTTGCTTGGTTTAGTAATTCTATTTCAAATTAG
- a CDS encoding GIY-YIG nuclease family protein → MLQVEQIFSWSSWQPLNGCWRGSLIPNLPGLYRIRRVNRDDLDYIGQTGEGTMTLKKRLGMLRGVYGQDMPYRDPHTAAPALWALRHSSNCEFEVSVLPVQGTTSWRKGLEALAISLYRQKYSQSPTVNFGRMPVGYRMSTSNNSKLVQAGKRLRGGLISELEQSHLPGISPLAELQKDLQSNYWCGHQWSDWVPLTLAGLTSLAKNSLGLYRIRSCYQPELIYIGQGIIQARLTNHLGKVQNPKTEQGQVFANAGILECSWVINNSWVPHQRLELENDLIAAHLLFMETVPNAQFLG, encoded by the coding sequence ATGCTTCAAGTAGAGCAAATTTTTTCGTGGTCTTCTTGGCAGCCATTAAATGGATGCTGGCGTGGGTCACTCATACCAAATTTACCTGGACTTTATAGAATCCGCCGGGTTAATAGAGATGATCTTGACTACATAGGGCAAACTGGCGAAGGTACAATGACCCTGAAAAAGCGATTGGGAATGCTACGCGGAGTTTACGGACAGGATATGCCCTATCGTGACCCTCACACTGCGGCTCCAGCACTTTGGGCTTTACGCCATAGCTCTAATTGTGAGTTTGAAGTATCCGTACTGCCTGTTCAAGGAACAACATCGTGGCGCAAGGGATTGGAAGCTTTAGCAATTAGCCTTTATCGACAAAAGTACAGTCAATCTCCCACAGTAAATTTTGGCAGAATGCCTGTCGGATATCGGATGTCTACTTCCAATAACTCTAAGCTAGTACAAGCAGGAAAGCGTTTAAGGGGTGGGCTGATATCAGAGTTAGAACAAAGTCATCTTCCTGGTATATCTCCTCTTGCAGAATTGCAAAAAGATTTGCAAAGTAATTACTGGTGTGGTCATCAATGGTCTGATTGGGTTCCGCTTACTTTAGCAGGATTAACATCTCTTGCTAAAAATTCATTGGGACTTTACCGCATTCGGAGTTGTTATCAACCAGAACTAATCTACATTGGACAAGGAATAATTCAAGCTCGACTAACTAATCATTTAGGTAAAGTACAAAACCCTAAAACAGAACAAGGACAAGTCTTTGCAAATGCTGGAATTTTAGAATGTTCTTGGGTAATCAATAACTCATGGGTGCCTCATCAGCGATTGGAACTAGAAAATGATTTAATAGCAGCGCACCTTCTATTTATGGAAACAGTCCCAAATGCTCAATTTTTAGGCTAA
- a CDS encoding plasmid segregation protein ParM domain-containing protein, producing MYNIYFADIGNFTSITALKGEKPRVMRSVFQDVTYTSARDLDTDDSPSVKLDNKVLVLGERATKQKNPQTAAERGKQLPEFVKPFTLAGLRQDFEGNVRFLVPERNHWDEDAIRQTLIAEHQVTVNGRTYKHRIKNVEFYLETDVAVVNGYKKSLLDMEGDTLGIDIGGGTTNYVVMTPGGEILTRRSIPKVGGVSLANDIINSDLMQSYAKRDNVAFKVAKMMDAIADGSLTYGRKYDFSSVFPGLLENWFNGLMDSITTAANDYLADVTNIMLIGGCANLVRHKLSAKPGFYIPVDPHLSNITALLAM from the coding sequence GTGTACAACATTTACTTTGCAGATATTGGCAACTTCACCAGCATTACTGCCCTCAAAGGTGAAAAACCCCGCGTGATGCGCTCAGTCTTTCAAGACGTAACCTATACCAGTGCTAGAGACTTAGATACAGATGATTCACCCAGCGTCAAACTAGACAACAAAGTATTAGTTCTCGGAGAACGCGCCACCAAGCAGAAAAACCCACAAACCGCCGCCGAGCGAGGAAAGCAGTTACCGGAATTTGTTAAACCTTTCACCCTGGCAGGACTAAGGCAAGATTTTGAGGGTAATGTCCGGTTCTTAGTGCCAGAGCGCAATCACTGGGATGAAGATGCTATCCGTCAAACTTTGATTGCAGAGCATCAAGTTACAGTCAATGGCAGAACCTATAAACACCGCATCAAGAATGTTGAGTTTTACCTAGAAACCGATGTGGCTGTAGTTAACGGTTATAAAAAAAGCTTGCTGGATATGGAAGGCGATACACTCGGCATCGACATCGGCGGCGGCACGACTAACTATGTTGTCATGACTCCCGGTGGTGAAATTCTCACCCGTCGTTCCATCCCCAAGGTGGGTGGTGTCTCCCTGGCTAACGACATCATCAACTCTGACCTCATGCAGAGTTATGCCAAGCGCGATAACGTTGCCTTTAAGGTCGCCAAAATGATGGATGCCATTGCTGACGGCTCCCTCACCTACGGGCGCAAGTATGATTTTTCTTCAGTCTTCCCTGGCTTGTTAGAAAACTGGTTTAACGGACTGATGGACAGCATTACTACAGCTGCTAACGATTACTTGGCAGATGTCACCAACATCATGCTGATTGGTGGATGTGCCAATTTAGTACGCCATAAATTGAGTGCAAAACCTGGGTTTTATATTCCAGTTGACCCTCATTTGTCCAACATTACTGCACTACTGGCTATGTAA